From the Desulfosarcina sp. BuS5 genome, one window contains:
- a CDS encoding methyltransferase has protein sequence MDTNEWTPAMALETSGSYWAASTLHSAIELDLFTILGDRQYDIEEIVRIINADERGLSMLLNALSALKLISKTGRKYFNTPFSKSFLSKDSRQYIGYIIMHHKHLTDVWVKLSRAVRSGLPVKDREFLNDKEQLENFLMGMFNVASNVAPKVAEKIDLSNCNHLLDIGGGPGTYAIHFCMKYLQLKASIYDLPPTRPFAEKTILEFNLTDRIRFVEGNYLLDKIEGSYDVVWLSHILHAEGPESCRTILQKAVSVMEPGGIILVHDFILNDTMDGPVFPALFSLNMLLNTPSGRSYSEKQIMDMLSSAGVRELRRVPFQGFNDSGIISGMV, from the coding sequence ATGGATACAAACGAGTGGACCCCGGCCATGGCCCTTGAAACGTCCGGAAGTTATTGGGCTGCATCTACTCTTCATTCAGCAATAGAACTCGATCTGTTCACGATTCTGGGTGACCGACAGTACGACATCGAAGAGATCGTAAGAATAATCAATGCGGACGAACGGGGCTTGTCCATGCTCCTGAACGCCCTTTCCGCATTGAAACTCATTTCAAAAACCGGCAGGAAATACTTCAACACTCCTTTCAGTAAATCTTTTCTGTCCAAAGACTCTCGACAGTACATCGGTTACATTATTATGCACCATAAGCATCTCACAGATGTCTGGGTTAAGCTTTCCCGTGCGGTCCGGAGCGGTCTCCCCGTCAAAGACCGGGAATTTTTGAATGACAAAGAACAGCTTGAAAACTTCCTGATGGGTATGTTCAACGTGGCCAGTAACGTAGCGCCCAAGGTAGCTGAAAAAATCGATTTATCCAATTGCAATCACCTTCTCGATATAGGTGGCGGCCCAGGGACATACGCCATTCATTTCTGTATGAAATATCTACAACTTAAAGCCTCGATTTACGACCTGCCACCAACTAGACCCTTTGCCGAAAAAACTATTCTCGAATTCAATTTGACCGATAGAATACGATTCGTTGAGGGCAATTATCTCCTGGACAAGATTGAAGGATCCTATGACGTAGTCTGGCTTTCGCACATCCTCCATGCAGAAGGTCCGGAATCCTGCCGAACCATACTGCAAAAGGCCGTTTCCGTCATGGAACCTGGGGGTATAATCCTTGTCCACGATTTCATATTGAACGACACCATGGATGGCCCGGTCTTCCCCGCGCTATTTTCCCTGAACATGCTTCTGAATACGCCTTCCGGTCGGTCCTATTCCGAAAAGCAGATTATGGATATGCTTTCAAGTGCAGGCGTGCGGGAGCTTCGACGTGTGCCCTTCCAGGGGTTCAATGATTCAGGAATTATTTCTGGTATGGTTTAA
- a CDS encoding dihydroorotate dehydrogenase has product MENMLQVSLNNLKLKTPLMTASGTSGHGNEIDVLENSPEVRSSLGAFITKGVTLKAKEGNPEFRIVETDSGILNAIGLPNEGAEFFVKTELSGLLSFELPVIVNISADSIEEFGVLSSYLCDNDINQIISAIEVNLSCPNIKKGGIAFGTDPAIVERIVNIVKKNVDDRISVITKLTPNITDITIPARAAINGGTDILAMINTLRGTAIDIYTARPLLGNKTGGLSGPAIKPVGLYMVYECFSKISECSSRQIPIIGIGGISRWEDVIEYIMAGASAVGIGTAWFVNPDLFPDIYKGIKEFVKQKGVPISELTGIAHQDG; this is encoded by the coding sequence ATGGAAAACATGCTTCAAGTCTCTTTGAATAATTTAAAACTGAAAACCCCCTTAATGACTGCGTCCGGAACATCAGGGCATGGGAATGAGATTGATGTCCTGGAAAACAGCCCTGAAGTCCGCTCTTCCCTGGGCGCATTTATTACAAAAGGGGTTACCCTTAAGGCTAAAGAAGGGAATCCTGAATTCAGGATTGTGGAGACCGATTCCGGCATTCTCAACGCAATCGGCCTCCCGAACGAAGGGGCGGAGTTTTTTGTAAAAACCGAACTTTCAGGGTTGCTTAGTTTTGAGCTACCTGTAATAGTTAATATATCGGCGGACTCCATTGAAGAATTCGGCGTTCTCTCTTCCTATCTTTGTGATAACGATATTAATCAAATAATTTCCGCGATAGAAGTCAATCTTTCCTGCCCGAATATTAAAAAAGGCGGGATCGCATTCGGAACCGACCCCGCAATAGTTGAGCGGATAGTAAATATAGTAAAAAAAAATGTAGATGACAGGATTTCTGTTATTACAAAACTGACCCCGAATATCACAGACATAACAATACCAGCGCGCGCCGCAATTAACGGAGGCACTGATATTCTTGCCATGATAAACACGCTTCGTGGAACAGCTATAGACATTTACACTGCCAGGCCTTTGCTGGGCAACAAAACAGGCGGTCTTTCGGGGCCCGCCATAAAACCCGTAGGCCTGTATATGGTTTATGAATGTTTTTCAAAAATTTCTGAATGCAGTAGCAGGCAGATACCTATTATCGGCATAGGAGGAATTTCAAGATGGGAGGATGTAATCGAATATATTATGGCCGGCGCCAGCGCCGTTGGGATAGGCACGGCCTGGTTTGTCAATCCCGATCTTTTTCCGGATATTTACAAGGGAATAAAAGAATTTGTTAAACAAAAGGGTGTTCCAATATCGGAATTGACGGGAATTGCGCATCAGGACGGATAA
- a CDS encoding sugar phosphate isomerase/epimerase family protein, producing MLNIGSKIDDVRVDGNLNKFKNDLEHFASIGLDYVELPVHGLDAVMNGRLNRKKVGKIKEILSDFDFRYTIHSPNPLNLMDRENFTLHLDVFRASLEFAAEIGSEILVYHSGRFIPEEKFPINKIRNLPADEKKRLLKIEAEALEKLSDEYPEVIICLENARPYLFHSPYCYAEKITPLKEQVERINKKNVKIILDIGHLNMAANFYHFDPVKEVSGIKNLISHTHIHDNFGGAVYHYEKIQTFQLPFGRGDSHMPVGWGNIPIREILSTYIDSYKGALIMELRSRYFYDIEESADNIRRIMG from the coding sequence ATGTTAAATATAGGAAGCAAAATAGATGATGTAAGAGTAGACGGAAATCTGAATAAATTTAAAAATGACCTTGAACATTTTGCAAGTATCGGCCTTGATTATGTTGAGCTGCCTGTTCATGGCCTTGATGCTGTTATGAACGGCAGGCTGAACAGAAAAAAAGTTGGGAAAATCAAAGAAATATTAAGTGATTTTGATTTCAGATATACTATACATTCCCCAAATCCTCTTAATCTTATGGATAGGGAAAATTTTACTCTGCATCTTGATGTATTTCGGGCAAGCCTTGAATTTGCAGCAGAAATCGGATCTGAAATACTTGTTTACCATTCAGGCAGATTTATTCCTGAAGAAAAATTTCCGATTAATAAAATACGTAATTTGCCGGCTGATGAAAAAAAAAGACTTCTGAAAATTGAAGCCGAGGCATTGGAAAAGCTTTCTGATGAATATCCTGAAGTAATAATTTGTCTTGAAAATGCAAGACCTTATCTTTTCCACAGCCCTTATTGTTATGCGGAAAAAATTACCCCTTTAAAGGAACAGGTAGAAAGAATAAATAAAAAAAATGTCAAAATCATACTCGATATCGGTCATCTTAATATGGCGGCAAATTTTTATCATTTCGATCCTGTTAAGGAAGTTTCCGGCATAAAAAATCTTATTTCACATACACATATTCATGATAATTTTGGAGGAGCTGTTTATCATTATGAAAAGATTCAAACATTTCAGCTCCCTTTTGGACGGGGAGATTCTCACATGCCGGTTGGATGGGGAAATATTCCGATCAGGGAAATACTTTCAACGTATATCGATTCCTACAAAGGGGCGCTCATAATGGAGCTTCGCAGCAGATATTTTTATGATATTGAAGAGTCGGCGGATAACATAAGAAGAATAATGGGTTAA
- a CDS encoding type II toxin-antitoxin system RelB/DinJ family antitoxin has product MAKTATIQTRVDPEIKQNAQMILKTLNISMSEAISMYLSQITLHKGIPFEIKIPNEVTAKTLRDAENGNELHKVDSVDALFQELDS; this is encoded by the coding sequence ATGGCAAAAACAGCAACAATTCAAACCCGTGTAGATCCCGAGATAAAACAAAATGCCCAAATGATATTAAAAACATTAAATATATCAATGTCAGAGGCTATTTCAATGTACCTTTCACAAATAACGTTACATAAAGGAATTCCTTTTGAAATAAAAATTCCGAATGAGGTTACAGCTAAAACACTTAGAGACGCTGAAAATGGAAATGAACTTCATAAAGTTGACTCTGTTGATGCATTATTTCAGGAGCTTGATAGTTGA
- a CDS encoding HD domain-containing protein, producing the protein MLDTIIHAAKKKFQGARGSHDWDHTLRVAGLCKRIGGVEGADMDVLLSAAYLHDIGRALQDSSNGAVCHAEKGAAMARPIINILPISDDRKKNIIHSIKSHRFRGTVAPATIEARVLFDADKIDAIGAVGVARVFLFAGELGARLHSPDIAVDDVKPYSIDDTGYREFKVKLCKIKDRMLTQTGMRIAIARHRFMENFFEQFLKEYEGKR; encoded by the coding sequence ATGCTGGATACTATAATACACGCAGCCAAAAAAAAATTTCAGGGAGCAAGGGGGAGCCATGACTGGGATCATACCCTGCGTGTTGCAGGTTTATGCAAACGTATCGGGGGGGTCGAGGGGGCGGACATGGACGTTCTCTTAAGCGCCGCTTATCTCCACGATATCGGAAGAGCCCTGCAGGATTCCTCTAATGGCGCGGTATGCCATGCGGAAAAAGGAGCTGCCATGGCTCGGCCCATTATAAATATTCTGCCTATTTCAGATGACCGGAAAAAAAATATAATCCATTCAATTAAATCACACCGTTTCAGGGGAACCGTTGCGCCGGCTACAATAGAAGCCAGGGTGCTTTTCGATGCGGACAAAATAGACGCCATCGGAGCAGTAGGCGTAGCCAGGGTGTTCCTGTTTGCCGGGGAACTAGGCGCCAGACTGCACAGTCCGGATATTGCGGTTGATGATGTAAAACCATATTCAATTGACGATACCGGATACAGGGAGTTTAAAGTAAAACTATGCAAAATTAAAGATAGAATGCTGACACAAACAGGGATGAGGATTGCCATAGCCCGACACCGGTTTATGGAAAATTTTTTCGAACAGTTTTTAAAGGAGTATGAAGGGAAAAGGTAG
- a CDS encoding IS1 family transposase, whose translation MQNTANTALTLFCPGKSCKYYQSTENKIAKDGVYITKSDFEPRQMFYCNGGKHRFSETGYSDLFGKHGSFKEYEQTAKLNFYGLGTDAIADVLQKDRRTIEQWQKAIGQKGQQFHLFLCFTIGLTIVFLQMDELWSYLKNKSQQLWVFIALESTTKFWIGFELGSRTTYTANRLVKGIKKLGKWGKDNILKVATDKLAAYKNALENIMSEIPYAYLQIVKRRIKRRLVTVKKYFVKGTVKDFPGKSQNTSFIERLNLTLRQHISYLQRKTLGYCKNKLNFSNVIWINLFNYNYIQFHKSLRIRINNENEKFIKK comes from the coding sequence ATGCAAAATACAGCAAATACAGCCCTAACACTTTTTTGTCCCGGGAAAAGCTGCAAATATTATCAATCAACCGAGAACAAAATCGCCAAGGATGGAGTTTACATAACAAAATCCGATTTTGAGCCAAGACAAATGTTTTACTGCAATGGTGGCAAACATAGATTCTCAGAAACAGGATATTCCGATCTTTTTGGAAAGCATGGCAGTTTTAAAGAATATGAGCAAACGGCAAAGCTAAACTTTTACGGCCTTGGCACTGATGCAATTGCCGATGTACTTCAAAAAGATCGAAGGACAATTGAACAATGGCAAAAAGCTATTGGGCAAAAAGGCCAGCAATTTCACCTATTTCTTTGTTTTACTATCGGGCTTACCATTGTATTTCTCCAGATGGATGAACTATGGTCTTACCTTAAAAATAAAAGTCAACAATTATGGGTTTTTATCGCTCTTGAATCCACAACAAAATTCTGGATCGGTTTCGAGTTGGGTTCAAGAACAACTTACACTGCAAACCGTTTAGTAAAGGGCATTAAAAAGTTGGGCAAATGGGGAAAAGATAATATATTAAAGGTCGCTACAGATAAATTAGCGGCTTACAAAAATGCGCTCGAAAACATTATGTCTGAAATTCCTTATGCTTACCTGCAAATTGTTAAGCGCCGAATAAAGCGTCGGCTTGTAACAGTTAAAAAATATTTTGTAAAAGGTACTGTAAAAGATTTCCCCGGAAAAAGCCAAAACACCTCATTTATTGAGAGACTGAACCTTACCCTGAGGCAACATATCTCCTATCTTCAGAGAAAAACCCTGGGGTATTGCAAGAACAAGCTGAATTTTAGTAATGTAATCTGGATTAACTTATTCAACTATAATTACATACAATTTCATAAGAGCTTACGAATACGAATTAATAATGAAAACGAGAAATTTATAAAAAAGTAG
- a CDS encoding HD-GYP domain-containing protein, which translates to MHCFVGTTRKGTLSAEERFKINEHIAQTIIMLGKLPLPSYMANIFEIAGAHHETMDGKGYPRKLTRNEMSFPARIMAIADIFEALTASDRPYKKAKTLNESLRIMSFMRNDRHIDEELFDLFLQSGVYKEYAAKYLDPEQIAEVDINGYLSTLKER; encoded by the coding sequence CTGCATTGTTTTGTAGGGACTACCCGTAAAGGGACACTTTCAGCAGAGGAGCGGTTCAAGATCAACGAGCACATCGCACAAACCATTATTATGTTAGGAAAGCTACCCCTGCCCTCTTACATGGCAAATATATTTGAAATCGCCGGCGCTCACCACGAGACTATGGATGGAAAAGGGTATCCCCGGAAGCTCACCCGAAATGAGATGTCCTTTCCTGCAAGGATCATGGCTATTGCCGATATTTTCGAGGCGCTCACGGCATCTGATCGTCCTTACAAAAAAGCTAAAACGCTGAACGAGTCACTGCGAATCATGAGCTTCATGCGCAATGACCGGCATATTGATGAAGAGTTGTTTGACTTGTTTTTGCAGAGCGGCGTATATAAAGAGTACGCAGCAAAATACTTGGACCCGGAGCAAATCGCTGAAGTGGATATCAATGGATATTTATCCACTTTAAAGGAAAGGTAG
- a CDS encoding NAD(P)/FAD-dependent oxidoreductase, with protein MDQIYDVAVIGAGPGGGRAAMGCAGKGLSTVILEKKSVVGIPVHCGECLSSFAAENTGLKIPDHTISRRVKGVKVIFPNHSAKKLYEPGYVLFKDRFEQWLAETACNAGAELCLHFNVKDLERTNNIWIIRSDSGETVRARLVIDASGVNSICSNLLKINRKLITITGIQYEIEGVSTDGFIEFYLWPGLAPGGYLWVIPKSGNSSNVGLISTKTGDLKKNLDDFISRKKFNIIKIRKTFGGKIPSSGPLLVTFSTGLLIIGDAAGFTSPLFEGGTHFALKSGCIASKIAGNALKSNDLSKERLSGYQIFWKKKFPDYKRILKGRSAFYNFSEQELNLFTKYLPDKIKNFTLNKKISTGLRMICKNPGLIGNGGISMLKAFELSRAGHYGW; from the coding sequence ATGGATCAAATCTATGATGTGGCGGTTATCGGAGCAGGCCCAGGCGGCGGCAGAGCCGCCATGGGCTGTGCCGGCAAGGGCCTGTCCACCGTCATCCTGGAGAAAAAATCCGTTGTCGGCATCCCTGTGCACTGCGGTGAATGCCTCTCATCTTTTGCCGCTGAAAACACAGGTCTAAAAATCCCCGATCATACTATCTCCAGGCGTGTTAAAGGCGTAAAGGTAATCTTTCCCAATCATTCCGCAAAAAAACTTTATGAACCCGGTTATGTTCTTTTCAAGGATCGATTCGAACAATGGCTGGCTGAAACTGCATGTAATGCCGGCGCCGAGCTTTGTCTCCATTTTAACGTAAAGGATCTTGAACGAACAAATAATATCTGGATAATCAGATCTGATTCCGGAGAAACTGTCCGGGCAAGGCTTGTGATTGATGCTTCCGGGGTAAATTCCATATGCAGCAATCTGCTGAAAATAAACCGGAAATTGATTACAATTACCGGCATTCAGTATGAAATAGAGGGGGTCTCTACAGACGGATTCATAGAGTTCTATCTATGGCCCGGACTTGCTCCCGGAGGGTACCTATGGGTTATTCCCAAGAGCGGCAATTCATCCAATGTCGGTCTGATCTCTACAAAAACCGGGGACCTTAAAAAAAATCTGGATGATTTCATAAGCCGGAAAAAATTTAATATTATAAAGATCCGAAAAACATTTGGAGGAAAAATCCCTTCTTCCGGACCGCTGCTTGTAACATTCTCGACCGGGCTGCTAATTATTGGAGATGCTGCAGGTTTCACAAGTCCACTCTTTGAAGGTGGCACACATTTTGCTTTGAAATCAGGTTGCATTGCTTCGAAAATTGCGGGGAATGCCTTGAAATCTAATGACTTGAGCAAAGAGCGGTTATCCGGATATCAAATATTTTGGAAAAAGAAGTTCCCTGATTATAAAAGGATTCTAAAGGGACGTTCAGCGTTCTATAATTTTTCCGAGCAGGAGTTAAACCTATTTACAAAATATCTACCCGATAAAATAAAAAATTTTACTTTAAATAAAAAAATATCAACAGGTCTTCGAATGATTTGCAAAAATCCGGGACTGATTGGAAATGGCGGCATCAGCATGCTGAAAGCTTTTGAATTGTCACGAGCCGGACATTATGGGTGGTAA
- a CDS encoding IMP cyclohydrolase yields the protein MTEDLKKMYRTIMDDNFSPNMEISFIDGDNRQTLFYEKVVWTIDAVQKGLRYGENPGQEAALYKLVNGNLVLGDTETIQPGKYLASDIELLQSGKHPGKTNLTDTDNSLNILRYFTDKPVAVIVKHNNPCGVAMSDSLENAYHKAHMADRIAAFGGCIALNRAVNKATAEAICKQFAEVVVAPDFEDGVMNIFEKKKNLRIIRVRNIERLQTFVGQRCVEFKSLIDGGIIAQWSFVPEARSQEDLKPAETEYKGKIYRINREPTAKEYEDMLFGWLVESGITSNSVIYVKDLATVGIGTGEQDRVGVAEIARDKAYRKLADRYSYETYGIGYNELKDKDKKDEADARAEEENGGLKGAAMVSDAFFPFRDGIDVGIKEGISSVIQPGGSGNDYQSIEACNEVDATMVYTGQRSFKH from the coding sequence ATGACCGAAGATTTAAAAAAAATGTACCGAACAATAATGGACGACAACTTTTCTCCGAACATGGAGATCAGTTTCATTGATGGAGATAACAGACAGACTCTATTTTATGAAAAGGTTGTCTGGACCATAGATGCCGTGCAAAAAGGTCTGCGATACGGTGAGAACCCGGGGCAGGAAGCCGCTCTTTACAAGCTTGTAAACGGAAACCTGGTTTTGGGTGATACGGAAACAATACAGCCGGGAAAATATCTTGCTTCTGATATAGAACTTTTGCAATCCGGAAAACATCCCGGGAAAACCAATCTGACCGATACTGACAACTCCCTTAACATACTAAGATATTTTACGGATAAACCTGTTGCCGTTATTGTAAAGCATAACAACCCCTGCGGCGTTGCAATGTCCGATTCCCTGGAAAATGCCTACCATAAAGCGCACATGGCCGACAGGATTGCTGCTTTTGGAGGATGCATCGCTTTAAACCGGGCCGTTAACAAGGCCACGGCTGAAGCAATATGCAAACAGTTTGCCGAGGTTGTGGTCGCTCCTGATTTTGAAGATGGTGTGATGAATATTTTTGAAAAAAAAAAGAACCTTAGAATTATCAGGGTGCGTAATATCGAACGTCTGCAAACCTTTGTGGGGCAAAGATGTGTGGAATTCAAAAGTCTCATCGACGGTGGAATTATAGCCCAATGGTCTTTTGTTCCAGAAGCCAGGTCACAGGAAGATCTGAAACCGGCTGAAACCGAATATAAAGGCAAAATATACAGAATCAACAGGGAACCTACGGCAAAAGAATATGAAGATATGCTCTTTGGCTGGCTTGTGGAATCGGGAATCACATCAAATTCGGTTATTTACGTGAAGGATCTGGCAACCGTGGGCATAGGCACCGGTGAACAGGATCGGGTCGGTGTAGCTGAAATCGCACGGGACAAGGCCTATCGAAAGCTTGCAGACAGATACTCTTATGAAACATATGGAATAGGCTATAACGAGCTGAAAGATAAAGATAAAAAAGATGAAGCCGACGCAAGGGCCGAAGAAGAAAACGGGGGACTTAAAGGCGCGGCTATGGTCAGTGACGCTTTCTTCCCTTTCAGGGACGGTATTGACGTCGGTATAAAGGAAGGCATATCTTCGGTTATTCAGCCGGGAGGCTCAGGGAATGACTATCAGTCCATAGAAGCATGCAACGAAGTCGATGCCACCATGGTTTATACCGGTCAAAGGAGTTTTAAACACTAG
- a CDS encoding type II toxin-antitoxin system YafQ family toxin, whose amino-acid sequence MNLHYTTQFKKDYKRIKKQNKDLDKLRVVIKKLVAGQLLEPKYKDHQLSGNWKNHRDCHIEPDWIFIYQITDDDLYLERTGSHSELFKK is encoded by the coding sequence TTGAACCTACATTACACAACTCAATTTAAAAAAGACTATAAAAGGATCAAAAAACAAAATAAAGATCTTGATAAATTAAGGGTTGTCATCAAAAAATTGGTTGCAGGTCAATTGTTGGAACCAAAGTATAAAGACCACCAATTATCTGGAAACTGGAAAAACCACCGCGATTGCCACATTGAACCAGACTGGATCTTCATCTATCAAATCACAGACGATGATTTGTATTTAGAAAGAACTGGTTCCCATTCTGAGCTATTCAAAAAGTGA
- a CDS encoding PaaI family thioesterase — protein sequence MISLKKPMQDIIPGETPGRDCFGCGADNPHGLHLKSYMEGDIAVSRFTPEPYHIAFPGIVNGGIIATIIDCHGIWASIGYYILHYKPEVIDRPNVMYVTRKLTIEYLKPTPMGELALRGWVTKECGRSSTAQVELFSKDQLCACGEVVGVRLPTFDLMSNFKIG from the coding sequence ATGATAAGCTTAAAAAAACCGATGCAGGACATTATTCCGGGAGAAACCCCGGGTCGTGATTGTTTTGGGTGTGGAGCTGATAATCCGCACGGTCTCCACCTTAAGAGTTACATGGAAGGTGATATAGCCGTGAGCCGGTTTACGCCCGAGCCATACCATATTGCTTTTCCAGGAATCGTAAACGGAGGTATTATCGCAACCATAATTGATTGTCATGGAATATGGGCTTCCATCGGTTATTATATCTTGCATTATAAACCTGAAGTAATAGACAGACCGAATGTGATGTATGTAACCAGAAAATTGACAATTGAATATCTGAAACCGACTCCAATGGGAGAACTTGCCCTGCGAGGCTGGGTAACAAAAGAGTGCGGTCGTTCATCAACTGCCCAGGTTGAACTGTTTTCAAAAGATCAACTTTGTGCGTGTGGCGAAGTTGTTGGCGTGCGCCTTCCTACTTTTGACCTTATGTCAAATTTTAAAATCGGGTAA
- a CDS encoding transglycosylase SLT domain-containing protein produces the protein MHRNNKKIICAVSLCVLMIISVLSIPAAADIFMFTDRDGVLHFTNVPTSSSYKLFIKEYPRKSNKHHSTDKYDHLITEASKKHDIPFPLLKAIIKAESNFDKMAVSRAGALGLMQIMPNNLKEFKIDDPFDPWENVMGGTRYFKKLLLRFNGKLPLAIAAYNAGPERVNRYNDIPPIKETENYVKRVMKYYYIFKKG, from the coding sequence ATGCATCGTAACAATAAAAAAATAATCTGCGCCGTATCTCTTTGCGTTCTCATGATTATATCCGTTCTGTCCATCCCTGCCGCAGCGGATATTTTTATGTTTACGGACAGAGATGGAGTGCTTCATTTTACAAATGTTCCAACATCATCATCCTATAAACTTTTTATTAAAGAGTATCCCCGCAAATCAAACAAACATCATTCAACCGACAAGTATGATCACCTTATAACGGAAGCATCAAAAAAACATGACATCCCCTTTCCATTGCTTAAAGCCATAATCAAGGCGGAATCAAACTTTGACAAAATGGCTGTTTCAAGGGCGGGAGCCCTGGGTCTTATGCAGATAATGCCGAATAACCTGAAGGAGTTCAAGATTGATGATCCTTTTGACCCCTGGGAAAATGTTATGGGAGGCACGCGTTATTTTAAAAAACTACTCTTACGTTTTAACGGAAAGCTTCCTTTGGCAATAGCCGCTTATAATGCAGGACCTGAAAGGGTAAACAGATATAATGATATACCTCCCATAAAAGAGACCGAAAATTATGTAAAAAGGGTCATGAAATATTATTATATCTTTAAAAAGGGATAG
- a CDS encoding IS3 family transposase (programmed frameshift): protein MGKIRKNYSASFKAKVALETVKKEKTISQLSSEYGVHSNQINQWRKRLLEELPDIFSKKRQKKEKDAEEFQAELYQQIGQLKVELDWLKKKLTFSIDIKRQYIEPNHSLIPVMRQCDLLGINRSTYYYQSCKDESYNLALMRLIDEEYTRYPFYGVEKMTAVLKRQGHTVNPKRIRRLMRLMGLEAIYPKPNLSKASKEHKIYPYLLRGVSIEQVDQVWSTDITYIRLNSGFIYLVAVIDWFSRYVLSYEFSTTLDKDFCIKALQGALKIAKPKIFNTDQGSQFTSDAFTGVLKKADVKISMDGRGRALDNIFVERLWRTVKYERVYLHNYETVREAIQNIGEYFGFYNNERLHQSLDYQTPAEIYFKTFPG, encoded by the exons ATGGGTAAAATTCGAAAAAATTACAGTGCATCATTCAAAGCTAAAGTAGCGCTTGAAACGGTTAAAAAGGAAAAGACGATTTCTCAACTATCTAGTGAATATGGAGTTCATTCAAATCAAATAAATCAATGGCGAAAGCGTCTATTAGAAGAATTGCCCGATATATTTTCAAAAAAGCGTCAAAAAAAAGAAAAAGACGCTGAAGAATTCCAGGCGGAGCTTTACCAGCAAATCGGCCAATTAAAGGTCGAATTGGACTGGCTAAAAAAAAAA CTAACCTTCTCAATTGATATAAAGCGTCAATACATTGAGCCGAATCATTCTTTGATACCGGTAATGCGCCAGTGTGATCTTTTGGGAATAAACAGATCAACCTATTACTATCAATCCTGCAAAGATGAGAGCTATAACCTGGCTCTCATGCGATTGATAGACGAAGAATATACCCGATATCCGTTCTACGGTGTTGAAAAAATGACGGCCGTATTAAAGCGACAAGGGCACACTGTTAATCCTAAACGAATAAGACGTTTGATGCGGCTTATGGGACTTGAAGCTATATATCCAAAACCAAATTTGAGCAAAGCATCAAAAGAGCATAAAATTTATCCATACTTGCTGCGAGGCGTTTCCATTGAGCAAGTTGACCAGGTGTGGTCAACGGATATTACCTATATCCGTTTGAATTCAGGTTTTATCTATCTTGTAGCAGTGATAGACTGGTTTAGTCGGTATGTCCTGAGCTACGAATTTTCAACCACATTGGATAAGGATTTTTGTATAAAAGCCTTACAGGGTGCCTTAAAAATTGCAAAACCTAAGATTTTTAACACGGATCAAGGCAGTCAGTTTACCAGTGATGCCTTTACCGGCGTTTTAAAAAAAGCCGATGTGAAGATCAGCATGGACGGCCGGGGCCGTGCTCTGGATAACATTTTCGTAGAGCGCCTTTGGCGTACCGTGAAATATGAACGTGTTTATCTTCACAATTATGAGACCGTCAGGGAGGCTATTCAAAACATTGGAGAATATTTTGGCTTTTACAATAATGAACGACTCCATCAATCTTTGGATTACCAGACCCCGGCAGAGATATATTTTAAAACTTTTCCAGGGTAA